The following proteins come from a genomic window of Nicotiana tomentosiformis chromosome 12, ASM39032v3, whole genome shotgun sequence:
- the LOC108946720 gene encoding uncharacterized protein — MSRYVNPNSKCFDSNARCEYHSNTQGHSTENYWTLKKAIENLIEAKEIVVTNNEDTPNITNNPLPTHDNTHFIGMIYDDRDYKQSGSEKIILYVPGSTKNLEVQLGRPKLYIPGGVQKIVPNNSLRNITEPIVIRLVAQVPVTNTKAIPWNYNKTVMTYREKEIVEETNEMGGLTHSGRYYSPEELRKAKQARKSHLPISLLSLLLHSEEHCRVLIKTLNEAYVSEKTTVNQLETMAERFFEVNRITFSDDDLPEEGAGHNRALHLMLNIDTNRIQTSNVSIRSFDDSRRDTIGEIELTITIDPVDFNIVFQVLDMETSYNCLLGRSWIHMARVVPSNLYQMIKLEYDMQEVVVHGEDDSSVYKDLSLPCIEAKEGCESIIYQAFEVIEVDQVEEGKPILHPHLSATSMMKDTFGLGFKPTSADINRAKARKNNGWNLSKLIPHIAYSFVKPRFEQVQNPVTHDDIDEACQGLKEIFYEINMVQVGEGPSRASIQLIGPDTYNWEATPLPIRKESYFVKVGFKNMTCTWNSCPDLKKLSNLEIINQEVEYDEDEALKEIKRELDQFKNNPKPNINETEAINLGSPEETREIKISIHTEQKTRDAIIQVLFEYHHILMDKQDVEKTAFTTPWGTYCYRVMPFGLKNVRATYMRDMTTIFHDMMHKEIEVYVDDVIIKSTTQADHVQDLKKFFERLRRYNLKFGVPSGKLLGFIVSRRGIELDPSKIKTIRELPPPRNKTEVMSLLVRLNYISMFIVQLTTTCEPIFKLLKNNAAIKWTDECQEAFNKIKEICQIPLSWSRRNLEIQICLFGMLKVIGKLETSSSFHIENVWRILAKSSSSSSSEPDGEPWYCDIKQFMKTREYPEHANKNQKRTIRRLSNGFFLSGEILYKRTPNLNLLRCLDAKETEMIMNEVHSGVCGPHMNGYVLAKKILWAGYYWLTMERDFFHFVCKCHQCQIHIDLIHSPPLELYPMSAPWPFVAWGMDVIGPIEPKASNGHIFILVAIDYFTKWVEAITLKAVTKKTVVDFAHSNIICRFGIPKTIITNNAAN; from the exons AAGCACAAAAAACCTTGAGGTTCAATTGGGTAGGCCAAAACTTTACATCCCTGGGGGCGTTCAAAAGATCGTTCCGAATAATAGTTTGAGAAATATAACAGAGCCAATTGTGATCCGACTTGTTGCACAAGTCCCAGTGACAAACACAAAAGCTATTCCCTGGAATTATAACAAGACTGTCATGACATACAGAGAAAAAGAGATAGTTGAAGAAACAAATGAAATGGGTGGTTTGACCCACTCTGGAAGGTACTACTCACcagaggaattgagaaaagctaagcaagccaggaaaagtcacttgcca atatctttgttatctctgCTTTTGCACTCGGAAGAGCATTGCCGTGTGTTGATCAAAACTCTGAATGAGGCATATGTATCAGAAAAGACAACAGTGAATCAGCTAGAAACAATGGctgaaagattctttgaagtaaatagaattactttTAGCGATGATGATTTGCCTGAGGAAGGGGCTGGGCACAATAGAGCTTTGCATCTTATG CTGAACATTGACACTAACAGAATTCAAACTAGTAATGTTAGCATCAGATCTTTTGATGATTCAAGAAGAGACACTATTGGGGAAATCGAACTCACCATCACAATCGACCcggttgattttaacattgtctttcaagtgtTGGATATGGAGACTTCCTATAATTGTCTTCTAGGAAGGTCGTGGATCCATATGGCCAGAGTTGTACCATCAAACCTATATCAAATGATCAAATTAGAGTATGACATGCAAGAAGTTGTTGTTCATGGGGAGGATGACTCATCCGTCTATAAAGACCTGTCCCTTCCATGTatcgaggccaaggaaggatgtgaatccataatatatcaagcttttgaggtgattgaggttgaccaagtggaagaaggaaaaccaattcTGCATCCCCATCTTTCGGCTACATCCATGATG AAAGATACCTTTGGCTTAGGTTTTAAACCAACATCAGCTGACATAAATAGAGCCAAGGCCCGCAAAAATAATGGTTGGAATTTGTCCAAACTAATCCCTCacattgcctactcttttgtcaagccacgattTGAACAAGTCCAAAATCCTGTTACTcatgatgacattgatgaagcTTGCCAGGGTCTCAAAGAGATATTCTATGAGATCAATATGGTTCAAGTTGGTGAGGGCCCTAGCCGTGCAAGTATTCAGTTGATTGGTCCAGATACCtacaactgggaagcaactcctcttcccATCAGGAAGGAGTCTTA tttcGTTAAGGTTGGTTTTAAAAACATGACATGCACGTggaattcatgcccagatcttaaaaagctttctaatctcgaaataattaatcaagaagttgagtatgatgaagatgaggctcttaaggaaataaaaagagaattgGATCAATTTAAGAATAATCCTAAGCCTAACATAAatgaaactgaggcaattaacctgggaagtcctgaagaaaccagagaaataaaaataagcattcatactgaacaaaagactagagatgccataattcaagttttgttcGA GTATCACCATATTCTGATGGATAAACAAGATGTAGAAAAGACTGCCTTCACCACTCCATGGGGAACTTATTGTTATAgagtcatgccatttggtttgaagaacgtaagggcaacttacatgagggacatgactaccatattccatgacatgatgcacaaagagattgaagtgtatgttgatgatgtgatcattaagtccACAACACAAGCTGAccatgtgcaagacttgaaaaagttTTTTGAAAGGCTACGAAGGTATAATCTCAAATTTGGAGTTCcttctgggaagcttttgggttttatagttagtcgaagaggcattgagttagatccctccaagataaagaccattcgagagctgcctcccccgaggaacaaaacagaagtcatgagtttacttgtgaggttgaactacatcagcaTGTTCATCGTGCAACTTACAACCACATGTGAGCCCATTTTCAAGTTGTTGAAAAATAACGCCGCTATCAAGTGGACAGATGAGTGCCAAGAAGCTTTTAATAAGATCAAGGAAATTTGTCAAATCCCCCTGTCTTGGTCCCGCCGGAACCTG gagattcagatttgcttaTTCGGCATGCTTAAGGTGATTGGgaaactcgagacatcaagctcattccatatagAAAATGTGTGGAGGATCTTAGCAAAAAGTTCAAGTTCATCGAGTTCAG aaccagatggtgaaccatggtactGTGATATTAAACAGTTTATGAAAACAAGAGAATATCCGGAACATGCTAATAAGAatcaaaagagaactattaggcgtctctctaatggtttctttttgagtggggaaatcttatacaaaagaactccaaatttgaatttgttgagatgtTTGGATGCCAAAGAAACTGAAATGATTATGAATGAGGTGCATTCGGGAgtttgtggtccgcacatgaatggatatgttctagcaaagaaaatcctttgggcaggatattattggcttactatggagcgagatttctttcattttgtttgcaagtgccaccagtgtcagattcacaTTGACTTGATTCACTCGCCGCCTTTAGAGTTGTATCCTATGTCGgctccttggccttttgttgcttggggaatggacgtcattggcccaattgagccaaaagcttcaaatgggcacatattcatcttggttgcaattgattacttcaccaaatgggtggaagctattacattgaaagcagTTACCAAGAAAACAGTGGTAGACTTTGCTCACTCCAACATCATCTGTCGTTTCGGTATTCCAAAAACCATTATTACAAATAATGCTGCTAATTAG